In Desulfofundulus kuznetsovii DSM 6115, the following are encoded in one genomic region:
- a CDS encoding YraN family protein codes for MTLRRKAQGRKGEEEAARYLAGQGYCLLERNFRCPHGEMDIIALDGRTLVFVEVRSRATDNFGLPQESVGRQKQARLRRVARYYLAASGGHHGPVRFDVLAIKYGLNGRVEFLEHIKNAF; via the coding sequence GTGACCCTGCGGAGAAAAGCCCAGGGGCGTAAGGGAGAAGAGGAGGCGGCCCGTTACCTGGCCGGGCAGGGTTACTGCCTGCTGGAGCGTAATTTTCGCTGCCCCCATGGGGAAATGGACATCATTGCCCTGGACGGCCGTACACTGGTCTTTGTGGAGGTGCGCAGCAGGGCAACGGATAATTTCGGCCTGCCCCAGGAAAGTGTGGGCCGGCAAAAACAGGCCAGGTTGCGCCGGGTGGCCCGCTACTACCTGGCGGCGAGCGGGGGACACCATGGGCCGGTGCGTTTCGATGTCCTGGCCATTAAATACGGGCTTAACGGCCGGGTGGAATTCCTGGAGCATATAAAAAATGCTTTTTGA
- a CDS encoding C-GCAxxG-C-C family protein yields the protein MAEDLALEARNRAGNYFREGYNCAESIFLTFRELVVPEVERDLVRLATGFGGGLGHAGCLCGALTASTMVLGLLCGRTDHRQDRYRAYGLAKDFHDRFEEKFGATCCRALNPHPFDTPEHLRYCLKITGNTARLLMEYLQEKNLI from the coding sequence ATGGCTGAGGATCTGGCCCTTGAAGCAAGGAACAGGGCGGGGAACTACTTCCGTGAGGGCTATAACTGTGCCGAGTCCATTTTTTTGACTTTCCGGGAACTGGTGGTCCCGGAGGTGGAGCGGGATCTCGTCCGTCTGGCCACCGGTTTTGGAGGCGGGTTGGGACACGCGGGGTGCCTCTGCGGGGCGCTGACCGCTTCCACCATGGTTCTCGGCCTGCTTTGCGGGCGTACCGATCACCGGCAGGACCGCTACCGGGCCTACGGGCTGGCCAAAGATTTCCACGACCGCTTTGAAGAAAAGTTTGGGGCTACCTGTTGCCGGGCCTTAAACCCCCATCCCTTTGATACACCGGAACACCTGCGCTACTGCCTGAAGATTACCGGAAATACAGCCAGGCTGCTCATGGAGTACCTGCAGGAGAAAAATTTAATTTAG
- a CDS encoding superoxide dismutase, which yields MDGQITGRYASGAFTPVRAKPLPPELLRLRGISARTIQEHYKLYEGYVNKTNEIRNRLRTVDRASANSTYSPLRELKVEESYATNGVKLHELYFGNLGGPGGRPTGALYEAIVFSYGSYEFWENDFKASGLASRGWVILSYDQDDGFLHSYSADAHNVGIFVRMQPILVLDVYEHAYYIDYGTDRRSYIEAFFQNINWAVASARFHALIR from the coding sequence ATGGATGGCCAGATTACCGGGCGCTACGCCAGTGGAGCGTTCACCCCGGTTAGAGCCAAGCCGCTGCCTCCGGAGTTACTGCGCTTAAGGGGCATTTCCGCCCGGACCATTCAGGAGCACTACAAACTTTATGAGGGTTATGTTAACAAAACCAACGAAATTCGTAACCGCCTGCGTACAGTAGACCGTGCGTCGGCCAACTCCACCTACAGCCCCCTGCGGGAACTGAAGGTGGAAGAGAGCTACGCCACAAACGGTGTAAAGCTGCACGAGCTATATTTCGGCAACCTGGGAGGACCGGGAGGCCGGCCCACAGGCGCCCTTTATGAGGCTATTGTTTTCAGTTACGGCTCTTATGAGTTTTGGGAAAACGATTTTAAAGCTTCGGGGCTGGCCTCACGGGGATGGGTGATCCTGTCCTACGACCAGGACGACGGCTTTTTACACAGCTACTCGGCCGACGCCCATAATGTGGGGATTTTTGTCCGCATGCAGCCCATCCTCGTCCTGGATGTATATGAACATGCGTACTACATTGATTACGGCACCGACCGCCGGAGCTATATTGAAGCCTTCTTCCAGAACATAAACTGGGCCGTGGCCAGCGCCCGCTTTCATGCCCTGATCCGTTAA